A stretch of Tripterygium wilfordii isolate XIE 37 chromosome 11, ASM1340144v1, whole genome shotgun sequence DNA encodes these proteins:
- the LOC120009923 gene encoding GDSL esterase/lipase 5-like: MAFNNSYMSVIGVVLLLTTTIGQAEAQPVASRSKKQLHAPLFIFGDSLYDAGNNNYLNTTEPNRASFWPYGETYFKHPTGRYSNGRVIPDFIAQFAGMPLIPPFLQPGLHEYHYGVNFASAGSGALVDTHPGKVIDLHAQLRNYKKVETWFRDEFGNVEAQKRLSRAVHLFSVGLNDYNAAISINISSNFVDMVIGNITTVIKEIYKSGGRKFVFLTLLDLRFLPQSRLAISKGKGRDFEEAASLQKQHNKHLLKVLVELEKNLDSFKYLLYDFNQSFLMRVRNPTHYGFIEEKAACCGFGKFRGTFICGSLGRFELCEKPDEYLFWDCYYYY; the protein is encoded by the exons ATGGCTTTCAACAACTCGTACATGTCTGTGATCGGGGTGGTCCTTCTCTTGACCACCACAATTGGCCAAGCGGAGGCACAACCGGTGGCATCCCGTTCAAAGAAGCAGCTGCATGCACCTTTGTTTATCTTTGGAGATTCACTCTACGATGCTGGCAACAACAACTATCTCAACACCACGGAGCCTAACCGAGCAAGTTTTTGGCCTTATGGAGAGACATATTTCAAGCACCCAACAGGACGATATTCCAATGGCCGTGTGATACCTGATTTTATTG CTCAATTTGCAGGAATGCCGTTGATTCCTCCATTCTTACAACCAGGGCTTCATGAGTACCACTATGGAGTCAATTTCGCTTCCGCCGGATCGGGTGCTCTTGTCGACACACACCCCGGCaag GTGATAGATCTTCACGCACAGCTAAGGAACTATAAGAAAGTGGAGACTTGGTTCAGAGATGAATTCGGTAACGTGGAAGCTCAAAAAAGGTTATCACGAGCTGTTCACTTGTTCAGCGTGGGATTGAACGATTACAATGCTGCCATTTCAATAAACATCAGTTCTAACTTTGTAGACATGGTCATTGGAAACATAACAACAGTAATCAAG GAAATATATAAAAGTGGAGGTAGAAAGTTCGTTTTTCTTACCTTGTTGGACTTGAGGTTTCTGCCACAGTCACGATTGGCGATATCTAAAGGGAAAGGCAGAGACTTTGAAGAAGCTGCGTCTCTCCAAAAGCAGCATAACAAGCACCTCCTCAAGGTGCTTGTTGAGCTAGAGAAGAATCTGGACAGTTTCAAGTATCTACTATATGATTTCAACCAGAGTTTTCTAATGAGAGTACGGAATCCCACCCATTATG GTTTTATAGAAGAGAAGGCAGCATGCTGTGGATTCGGGAAGTTCAGGGGAACTTTCATATGTGGATCATTAGGAAGGTTTGAATTATGCGAAAAACCGGATGAGTATTTATTTTGGGACT GTTATTACTATTATTGA
- the LOC120008800 gene encoding caffeic acid 3-O-methyltransferase 2-like, translating to IEKAVDLLHPGAIGGGLGVTLSLITSKYPSIVGINFDLPDVVQHVPSYPGGDMFASVPKEDAIFMNLTQNFFCYFHEVDTA from the exons ATTGAGAAGGCTGTTGACCTG TTGCATCCGGGTGCTATTGGTGGTGGCCTTGGTGTCACTTTGAGCCTAATCACCTCCAAATACCCTTCTATTGTGGGTATCAATTTTGACCTGCCTGATGTTGTACAACATGTTCCATCATATCCCG GAGGAGACATGTTTGCAAGTGTTCCCAAAGAAGATGCTATTTTCATGAACCttacacaaaattttttttgctattttcATGAAG TGGATACTGCATGA